The following coding sequences lie in one Cupriavidus sp. WKF15 genomic window:
- a CDS encoding cold-shock protein, which produces MASGIVKWFNDAKGFGFIKPDEGEEELFAHFSAIQMAGFKTLKEGQRVSFEVVQGPKGKQATNIQDASA; this is translated from the coding sequence ATGGCAAGCGGTATCGTCAAATGGTTCAATGACGCCAAGGGCTTCGGTTTCATCAAGCCGGACGAAGGCGAAGAAGAACTGTTTGCGCACTTTTCGGCAATCCAGATGGCGGGCTTCAAGACGCTGAAGGAAGGTCAGCGCGTCTCGTTTGAAGTGGTCCAGGGCCCGAAGGGCAAACAGGCCACCAACATCCAGGACGCCTCGGCCTGA
- the clpA gene encoding ATP-dependent Clp protease ATP-binding subunit ClpA, whose product MIAQELEVSLHMAFVEARQARHEFITVEHLLLALLDNPTAAEVLRACAANIEDLRTSLKNFIADNTPVVPGTDEVDTQPTLGFQRVIQRAIMHVQSTSNGKKEVTGANVLVAIFGEKDSHAVYYLQQQGVTRLDVVNFISHGIRKDQSEPAKHGDGTGEGEGGDGKESPLEQYTQNLNALAKAGKIDPLIGRESEVERVVQVLCRRRKNNPLLVGEAGVGKTAIAEGLAWRITKNEVPDILEKATVYSLDMGALLAGTKYRGDFEQRLKGVLKSLKDNPNAILFIDEIHTLIGAGAASGGTLDASNLLKPALSSGQLKCIGATTFTEYRGIFEKDAALSRRFQKIDVVEPSVDQTVQILRGLKSRFEEHHGVKYAASALTAAAELSARFITDRHLPDKAIDVIDEAGAAQRILPKSKQKKTIGKSEIEDIVSRIARIPPQSVNQDDRSKLQTLERDLKSVVFGQDPAIEALASAIKMSRAGLGKTDKPIGSFLFSGPTGVGKTEVAKQLAFIMGIELLRFDMSEYMERHAVSRLIGAPPGYVGFDQGGLLTEAVTKKPHCVLLLDEIEKAHPDIFNILLQVMDHGSLTDNNGRRADFRNVIIIMTTNAGAETMNRATIGFTTSREQGDEMADIKRMFTPEFRNRLDAMISFRSLDEEIILRVVDKFLMQLEEQLHEKKVEASFSEKLRKFLAHKGFDPLMGARPMQRLIQDMIRKALADELLFGKLVSGGKVVVDLDDQDQIKLDFSEADPEPPEAPESEQRAEV is encoded by the coding sequence ATGATTGCGCAAGAATTGGAAGTGAGCCTGCACATGGCGTTCGTTGAGGCCCGGCAGGCACGCCACGAGTTCATTACCGTGGAGCACCTGCTGCTGGCGTTGCTCGACAACCCGACGGCGGCTGAGGTCTTGCGCGCCTGCGCGGCCAATATCGAGGACTTGCGCACCAGCCTGAAGAATTTCATCGCTGACAACACACCGGTCGTCCCCGGCACGGATGAGGTCGACACCCAGCCCACGCTCGGTTTCCAGCGCGTGATCCAGCGCGCGATCATGCACGTGCAGTCCACCTCCAACGGCAAGAAGGAAGTGACCGGTGCCAACGTGCTGGTCGCCATCTTCGGCGAGAAGGATTCGCATGCCGTTTACTACCTGCAACAGCAGGGTGTGACGCGCCTGGACGTGGTCAACTTCATCAGCCACGGCATCCGCAAGGATCAGTCCGAGCCAGCCAAGCATGGTGACGGCACGGGCGAAGGCGAAGGCGGCGACGGCAAGGAAAGCCCGCTCGAGCAATACACCCAGAACCTGAACGCGCTGGCCAAGGCCGGCAAGATCGACCCGCTGATCGGCCGCGAAAGCGAAGTCGAGCGCGTGGTGCAGGTGCTGTGCCGCCGGCGCAAGAACAACCCGCTGCTGGTCGGCGAGGCTGGCGTCGGCAAGACCGCGATTGCGGAAGGCCTGGCCTGGCGCATCACCAAGAACGAGGTGCCGGACATCCTCGAAAAGGCCACGGTGTACTCGCTCGACATGGGCGCGCTGCTGGCCGGCACCAAGTACCGCGGCGATTTCGAGCAGCGCCTCAAGGGCGTGCTGAAGTCGCTGAAGGACAATCCGAACGCGATTCTCTTCATTGACGAGATCCATACGCTGATCGGCGCGGGCGCCGCCTCGGGCGGCACGCTGGACGCGAGCAACCTGCTCAAGCCGGCACTGTCGTCGGGCCAGCTCAAGTGCATCGGCGCGACCACCTTTACCGAGTACCGCGGTATCTTCGAAAAGGACGCGGCGTTGTCGCGGCGCTTCCAGAAGATCGACGTGGTCGAGCCGTCGGTCGACCAGACCGTGCAGATCCTGCGTGGCCTGAAGTCTCGCTTCGAGGAGCACCACGGCGTCAAGTACGCGGCTTCGGCGCTGACCGCCGCGGCCGAACTGTCGGCACGCTTCATCACCGACCGTCACCTGCCCGACAAGGCCATCGACGTGATCGACGAGGCTGGCGCGGCGCAGCGCATCCTGCCGAAGTCCAAGCAGAAGAAGACCATCGGCAAAAGCGAGATCGAGGACATTGTCTCGCGCATCGCCCGCATCCCGCCGCAAAGCGTGAACCAGGACGACCGCAGCAAGCTGCAGACGCTGGAGCGCGACCTGAAGTCGGTGGTGTTCGGCCAGGACCCGGCCATTGAGGCGCTGGCGTCGGCCATCAAGATGTCGCGCGCGGGCCTGGGCAAGACCGACAAGCCGATCGGCTCCTTCCTGTTCTCGGGCCCCACGGGCGTGGGCAAGACCGAAGTTGCCAAGCAGCTCGCCTTCATCATGGGCATCGAGCTGCTGCGCTTCGACATGTCCGAATACATGGAGCGCCATGCGGTCAGCCGGCTGATCGGCGCGCCGCCGGGATACGTTGGCTTTGACCAGGGCGGCCTGCTGACCGAGGCCGTCACCAAGAAGCCGCACTGCGTGCTGCTGCTGGACGAAATCGAGAAGGCGCATCCGGATATCTTCAATATCCTGCTGCAGGTCATGGACCACGGCTCGCTGACCGACAACAACGGCCGGCGCGCTGATTTCCGCAACGTGATCATCATCATGACCACCAACGCGGGGGCGGAGACCATGAACCGCGCCACCATCGGCTTCACCACGTCGCGCGAGCAGGGCGACGAAATGGCCGACATCAAGCGCATGTTCACGCCGGAGTTCCGCAACCGGCTGGACGCGATGATCAGCTTCCGTTCGCTGGACGAGGAAATCATCCTGCGCGTGGTGGACAAGTTCCTGATGCAGCTGGAAGAGCAGCTTCACGAGAAGAAGGTGGAAGCCAGCTTCAGCGAGAAACTGCGCAAGTTCCTGGCACACAAGGGCTTCGATCCGCTGATGGGTGCCCGCCCGATGCAACGCCTGATCCAGGACATGATCCGCAAGGCCCTGGCCGACGAGCTGCTGTTCGGCAAGCTGGTGTCCGGAGGCAAGGTGGTGGTCGATCTCGACGACCAGGACCAGATCAAGCTCGACTTCTCCGAAGCCGATCCGGAGCCGCCGGAGGCGCCGGAAAGCGAGCAACGCGCGGAGGTCTGA
- a CDS encoding tripartite tricarboxylate transporter substrate binding protein produces the protein MSRPERTRLRRMLLKVLPLAGTPLTAVQAFAASAPADSPMSGRPITMVLPFPPGGSVDIVARQLQPGLKTLLGQTVVVDNKPGAGGLIASSTVARAKPDGNTLLMAFDTHAINPFAYKQLPYDTFRDFTPISQLVRFPLVIAANPALPASNVRELVALAKAKHDGVRYASSGIGSLNQLAAEALATETGVHMLHVPYKGGGPAVQAVLSNEVDIFFSSYAAVQAHVAAKTIKVLGVTGTSRLKQLPQVPTVAEQGVRGFEAYSWIGVFGPAGMAPATVSRIHDALVESLHQPRVVDALAAQGFEIVGGTPAELGSLVRHEHDKWQAVARKANIQFE, from the coding sequence ATGTCCCGTCCCGAACGCACGCGGCTGCGCCGCATGCTGCTCAAAGTCCTGCCATTGGCCGGCACGCCCCTGACGGCGGTGCAAGCCTTTGCAGCCAGCGCGCCCGCCGACTCGCCCATGAGTGGCCGTCCGATCACGATGGTCCTGCCATTCCCGCCGGGTGGCAGTGTAGATATCGTGGCGCGCCAGTTGCAGCCGGGCCTCAAGACCTTGCTGGGCCAGACGGTCGTGGTCGACAACAAGCCGGGCGCGGGCGGGCTGATCGCCTCGAGCACGGTCGCGCGCGCAAAGCCCGATGGCAATACCTTGCTGATGGCGTTCGATACCCACGCGATCAACCCGTTCGCCTACAAGCAACTGCCCTACGACACGTTCCGCGATTTCACGCCAATTTCGCAGCTGGTGCGTTTCCCGCTGGTCATCGCCGCCAACCCGGCACTGCCGGCCTCGAACGTGCGCGAGCTGGTGGCGCTGGCCAAGGCCAAGCATGACGGCGTGCGCTATGCCTCGTCCGGCATTGGCAGCCTCAACCAGCTTGCGGCGGAAGCGCTGGCAACGGAGACCGGCGTGCACATGCTGCACGTGCCGTACAAGGGCGGCGGCCCGGCCGTGCAGGCCGTGCTGTCGAATGAGGTCGACATCTTCTTCAGCAGCTATGCGGCCGTACAGGCCCACGTCGCGGCCAAGACCATCAAGGTGCTCGGTGTTACCGGCACCAGCCGCCTGAAGCAACTGCCGCAGGTGCCGACGGTGGCGGAGCAGGGCGTGCGCGGGTTTGAGGCGTATTCCTGGATCGGCGTCTTCGGCCCGGCAGGCATGGCACCCGCCACCGTGAGCCGCATCCACGACGCACTGGTGGAATCGCTGCATCAACCGCGCGTGGTCGATGCCCTGGCCGCGCAAGGATTCGAGATCGTCGGCGGCACGCCCGCCGAACTTGGCAGCCTCGTGCGCCATGAGCACGACAAATGGCAGGCCGTGGCGCGCAAAGCCAATATCCAGTTCGAGTAA
- a CDS encoding pseudouridine synthase, translating to MTLIALNKPFGTMSQFSEHPSRPTLAEWIATPGVYPAGRLDADSEGLLLLTDDGGLQARIADPRHKLAKTYFAQVEGIPDEHALARLREGVDLGDFRTLPAKVRAVAEPSWLWPRHPPVRYRAAIPTSWLELQIREGKNRQVRRMTAAVGFPTLRLVRATIGRLDLRELGLQPGQSRVVAPDLLGLPPARAPQPAPRGSGEGPARARGTGAGNKGRVRYKN from the coding sequence ATGACGCTGATTGCCCTGAACAAGCCCTTTGGCACCATGAGCCAGTTTTCCGAGCACCCCTCGCGGCCGACGCTGGCCGAGTGGATCGCGACACCTGGCGTGTACCCGGCTGGCCGCCTCGACGCCGACAGCGAGGGCCTGCTGCTGCTCACCGATGACGGCGGTCTGCAAGCGCGGATCGCCGATCCGCGCCACAAGCTGGCCAAGACCTACTTCGCCCAGGTAGAGGGCATCCCCGACGAGCACGCGCTGGCGCGTCTGCGAGAGGGCGTCGATCTCGGCGATTTCCGCACCCTGCCAGCCAAGGTCCGCGCGGTCGCGGAGCCGTCCTGGCTCTGGCCCCGGCATCCGCCCGTACGCTATCGCGCCGCCATCCCGACCAGCTGGCTCGAACTGCAGATTCGCGAAGGCAAGAACCGCCAGGTCCGCCGCATGACCGCAGCGGTCGGCTTCCCGACCCTGCGCCTGGTGCGCGCCACCATCGGCCGGCTTGACCTGCGCGAGCTCGGCCTGCAGCCCGGGCAGTCCCGCGTCGTGGCACCGGACCTGCTCGGCCTGCCACCCGCGCGTGCCCCGCAACCCGCGCCACGCGGCTCCGGGGAGGGTCCCGCCCGGGCACGCGGGACTGGCGCCGGCAACAAAGGCCGAGTGCGTTACAAAAACTAA
- the icd gene encoding NADP-dependent isocitrate dehydrogenase — protein MYQHIKVPAGEKITVNQDFSLNVPDNPIIPYIEGDGTGLDITPVMIKVVDAAVAKAYAGKRKISWMEIYAGEKSTKVYGPDVWLPDETLDVLKDYVVSIKGPLTTPVGGGIRSLNVALRQQLDLYVCLRPVRYFKGVPSPVREPEKTDMVIFRENSEDIYAGIEWEAESAQAKKLIAFLQNEMGVKKIRFPETSGIGIKPVSKHGTQRLVRKAIQYAIDNDKPSVTLVHKGNIMKFTEGGFRDWGYELAQAEFGAELVDGGPWCKFKNPKTGRDIVIKDAIADAFLQQILLRPAEYSVIATLNLNGDYISDALAAQVGGIGIAPGANLSDSVAMFEATHGTAPKYAGKDYVNPGSEILSAEMMLRHMGWTEAADLIIASMEKSILSKKVTYDFARLLEGATQVSCSGFGQVMIDNM, from the coding sequence ATGTACCAACACATCAAGGTCCCGGCTGGCGAGAAGATCACGGTCAACCAGGATTTCTCGCTGAATGTCCCGGACAATCCGATCATTCCTTACATTGAAGGCGACGGTACGGGCCTGGATATCACTCCGGTGATGATCAAGGTAGTGGACGCCGCGGTGGCCAAGGCCTACGCCGGCAAGCGCAAGATCTCGTGGATGGAGATCTATGCCGGCGAGAAGTCGACCAAGGTCTACGGCCCGGATGTGTGGCTGCCCGACGAGACCCTGGACGTGCTCAAGGACTACGTGGTCTCGATCAAGGGCCCGCTGACCACGCCGGTCGGTGGCGGCATCCGTTCGCTGAATGTGGCCTTGCGCCAGCAGCTCGACCTGTATGTGTGCCTGCGCCCCGTGCGCTACTTCAAGGGCGTGCCTTCGCCGGTGCGCGAGCCGGAAAAGACCGACATGGTCATCTTCCGCGAGAACTCCGAAGACATCTACGCCGGCATCGAATGGGAAGCCGAAAGCGCGCAGGCCAAGAAGCTGATCGCCTTCCTGCAGAACGAGATGGGCGTGAAGAAGATCCGCTTCCCCGAAACCTCGGGTATCGGTATCAAGCCCGTGTCGAAGCACGGCACCCAGCGCCTGGTGCGCAAGGCCATCCAGTACGCCATCGACAACGACAAGCCGTCGGTGACGCTGGTGCACAAGGGCAACATCATGAAGTTCACGGAAGGTGGTTTCCGTGACTGGGGCTATGAGCTGGCCCAGGCGGAATTCGGCGCCGAGCTGGTCGACGGCGGCCCGTGGTGCAAGTTCAAGAATCCGAAGACCGGCCGCGACATCGTCATCAAGGACGCGATCGCCGACGCCTTCCTGCAGCAGATCCTGCTGCGTCCGGCCGAATACTCGGTGATCGCCACGCTGAACCTGAACGGCGACTATATCTCCGACGCGCTCGCGGCGCAGGTCGGCGGCATCGGCATCGCGCCGGGCGCGAACCTGTCCGACTCCGTGGCCATGTTCGAAGCCACCCACGGCACGGCGCCCAAATACGCCGGCAAGGACTACGTGAATCCGGGCTCGGAAATCCTGTCGGCCGAAATGATGCTGCGCCACATGGGTTGGACCGAGGCGGCGGATCTGATCATCGCGTCGATGGAAAAGTCGATCCTGTCCAAGAAGGTGACCTATGACTTCGCGCGCCTGCTGGAAGGCGCGACGCAGGTGTCATGCTCCGGCTTCGGCCAGGTGATGATCGACAATATGTGA
- the clpS gene encoding ATP-dependent Clp protease adapter ClpS yields the protein MATRLANVPQREAGTILERKEQALKPPAMYKVVLLNDDYTPMEFVVMILQQYFSRDRETATQIMLTVHREGKGVCGIYTRDIAATKVELVSTHARQAGHPLQCVMEEA from the coding sequence ATGGCTACACGGCTGGCGAATGTCCCACAACGCGAAGCAGGCACCATTCTGGAGCGGAAAGAGCAGGCGCTCAAGCCGCCCGCTATGTACAAGGTGGTGCTGCTCAATGACGACTACACTCCGATGGAGTTTGTAGTCATGATCCTGCAACAGTATTTCAGCAGGGACCGTGAGACGGCGACGCAGATCATGCTCACCGTTCATCGGGAAGGTAAGGGCGTCTGCGGTATCTACACCAGAGATATCGCCGCGACAAAAGTCGAGCTGGTGTCAACGCACGCGCGGCAAGCGGGCCACCCCTTGCAGTGCGTGATGGAGGAAGCATGA
- a CDS encoding VOC family protein, whose product MEDPFRRTALAPALFYREPLGALDWLEQAFGFTRTMVITDGQGQLAHAEMRFGDSYLMIGSEWADYTASPASVQGKNTQSVHVHLQDGLDAHCERARAAGAVIMREPEDQFYGDRVYATRDPEGHVWTFGQTVRRVSREEAEQASGLKIEGWI is encoded by the coding sequence ATGGAAGATCCGTTTCGCCGCACCGCGCTAGCCCCGGCCCTGTTCTACAGGGAACCGCTGGGTGCGCTCGACTGGCTCGAACAGGCGTTCGGTTTCACGCGCACCATGGTCATCACGGACGGCCAGGGCCAGCTGGCGCATGCCGAAATGCGTTTCGGAGACAGCTACCTGATGATAGGGAGCGAGTGGGCCGACTACACGGCAAGCCCCGCCAGCGTGCAGGGCAAGAACACGCAGTCCGTCCATGTCCATCTGCAGGACGGGCTGGATGCACATTGCGAACGCGCCCGTGCCGCCGGCGCGGTGATCATGCGCGAGCCGGAAGACCAGTTCTACGGCGATCGTGTCTACGCCACCCGCGATCCGGAAGGCCATGTCTGGACCTTCGGCCAGACCGTGCGGCGGGTCAGCCGGGAAGAGGCCGAGCAGGCCAGCGGGCTGAAGATCGAAGGCTGGATCTGA